The Arcobacter sp. CECT 8986 DNA window TGTAAGAATTGTACCTCTTCCTAATTTACAATTGTGCCCAATATGAACTAAATTATCAATTCTAACACCATCTTCAATAATAGTAGATTTAAAAGCAGCTCTATCAATTGAAGTATTAGAACCAATCTCTACATCATTACCAATTAGCACATTTCCATTTTGATAGATTTTTACATATTTTCCATTATTATTTGCAAAACCAAATCCATCACTACCAATTACAGTTCCAGCGTGAATGATACAATCACTACCAACTTGACAATCTCTATATACTGTAACATTTGGATAAATAACTGTGTTATCACCTATTTTTACATTATCTCCAATAAATGCACCAGCCATAATCGTACAGTCTTTACCAATTATTGTATCTTTACCAATATATACATTTGGTAAAATATTAGTATTTTCTCCAATAATTGCTTCATTACCTTCTGTTTCTATTAAATTAGGAGCAAAAAACTTACTTGCTTTTGCTAATGCAATGTAAGGTTCTTTACAAACTAAGGCAATTGTACCTTGAGGAACTTGATTTGAAAACTCCTCTTTTACAAAAACTGCTGCTGCTTTTGTTGCAGATAAATCATGTACATATTTTTTATTTTCTAAAAACGTAAGTTCGTGTTCATTTGAGTCTTTTAGTGTATTTAAAGAAGTGATTTCAATATCACTATCACATTTTATATCTAATGCTTGAGCTATCTCATTTAATTTCATTTATTTTCCCTTTTTTCAAGCAAAAGAAGATAGAAGAAGAGTTCTTCTATCTTTCCATTGCAACAAC harbors:
- the lpxD gene encoding UDP-3-O-(3-hydroxymyristoyl)glucosamine N-acyltransferase, with protein sequence MKLNEIAQALDIKCDSDIEITSLNTLKDSNEHELTFLENKKYVHDLSATKAAAVFVKEEFSNQVPQGTIALVCKEPYIALAKASKFFAPNLIETEGNEAIIGENTNILPNVYIGKDTIIGKDCTIMAGAFIGDNVKIGDNTVIYPNVTVYRDCQVGSDCIIHAGTVIGSDGFGFANNNGKYVKIYQNGNVLIGNDVEIGSNTSIDRAAFKSTIIEDGVRIDNLVHIGHNCKLGRGTILTGQVGLSGSTILNQYVIMGGQSATAGHLEIAPFTTIAARGGVTKSITTPKKFWAGFPLMEHRAWLKLQGKIAMLLKK